Proteins encoded by one window of Modestobacter marinus:
- a CDS encoding AI-2E family transporter: protein MASDVTNEHPAEPPAGPSPDRRAGASTDPGVPRGVRTAGMWCVWTLAIGAVVYFAVQLAVVLGTVLLTFLVGLLLTALLRPVASWLDRTGLPRLAATWLVMVLFLVLLGGVLYFLQQRVAREWTSLRPTLVTGLDRVRTSLVDTLGLPQQRVDSVIDGLIGQLTGGFGGGAGGPGMVVTGATTAVTVAASLVLALFTAFWLVYDGARIWRLCLRIVPADRRAAADAAGNGAWHTLGGYLRGTTVVALIDAIGIGVALVVIGVPLAFALAVLTFLGAYIPVVGAFVAGLAAVVVAFASGGLTDALLVLGAVVVVQQIEGNLLQPLIMRRTVFLHPLGIVYALTVGGLLWGIGGAVIAVPLTAVVYAIAVALAGRHGDEDPDPRPRGLRLRAGGATRAELSSPDGRPAGGPSRRDGAAETSGGS from the coding sequence ACCCCGGGGTCCCCCGAGGTGTCCGGACGGCGGGCATGTGGTGCGTCTGGACGCTGGCGATCGGCGCCGTCGTCTACTTCGCGGTGCAGCTGGCCGTCGTCCTGGGCACCGTGCTGCTCACCTTCCTGGTCGGGCTGCTGCTCACCGCCCTGCTGCGGCCGGTGGCCTCCTGGCTGGACCGGACCGGACTCCCGCGCCTGGCGGCCACCTGGCTGGTGATGGTGCTCTTCCTCGTCCTCCTGGGCGGGGTCCTCTACTTCCTGCAGCAACGGGTCGCCCGGGAGTGGACGAGCCTGCGCCCCACCCTGGTCACCGGGCTGGACCGGGTGCGCACCAGCCTCGTGGACACGCTCGGCCTGCCCCAGCAGCGGGTCGACTCGGTCATCGACGGGCTGATCGGCCAGCTGACGGGCGGGTTCGGGGGCGGCGCCGGCGGGCCGGGGATGGTGGTGACCGGTGCCACGACCGCGGTCACCGTCGCGGCCTCCCTGGTCCTCGCCCTGTTCACCGCCTTCTGGCTCGTCTACGACGGCGCCCGGATCTGGCGGCTGTGCCTCCGGATCGTGCCGGCCGACCGCCGGGCGGCCGCCGATGCCGCGGGGAACGGGGCCTGGCACACCCTGGGTGGTTACCTGCGGGGCACCACGGTCGTCGCGCTGATCGACGCCATCGGCATCGGGGTGGCGCTGGTGGTCATCGGCGTGCCGCTGGCCTTCGCCCTGGCCGTGCTGACGTTCCTCGGCGCCTACATCCCGGTCGTCGGGGCGTTCGTGGCGGGGCTCGCCGCCGTCGTGGTGGCGTTCGCCTCCGGCGGGCTGACCGACGCCCTGCTCGTGCTCGGTGCGGTGGTCGTGGTGCAGCAGATCGAAGGCAACCTCCTGCAGCCGCTGATCATGCGGCGGACCGTGTTCCTCCACCCGCTGGGGATCGTCTACGCCCTCACCGTCGGCGGGCTGCTGTGGGGGATCGGCGGGGCGGTGATCGCCGTGCCGCTGACCGCCGTCGTGTACGCGATCGCCGTGGCCCTGGCCGGGCGGCACGGCGACGAGGACCCCGACCCCCGACCGCGGGGACTCCGCCTCCGGGCCGGTGGTGCCACTCGTGCGGAGCTGTCGTCCCCCGATGGCCGGCCGGCCGGTGGACCTAGCCGCCGGGACGGGGCGGCGGAGACGTCCGGGGGCTCCTGA